From the Budorcas taxicolor isolate Tak-1 chromosome 1, Takin1.1, whole genome shotgun sequence genome, one window contains:
- the LOC128047606 gene encoding olfactory receptor 5H8-like: protein METKNITGLTEFILTGLTHQPEWQVPLFLLFLMIYLITIVGNLGLIALICNDPHLHIPMYLFLGNLAFVDTWLSSTVTPKMLLNFFAMSKMISLSECKIQFSSFAICVTTECFLLATMAFDHYVAICKPLLYPVIMTNRLCIWLLVLSFLGGLFHAIIHNAFLLRLTFCNSIIVHHFYCDIIPLFKISCTDPTINFLMVFIFAGSIQAFTISIVLVSYTLVLFTILKKKSLQGIRKAFSTCGAHLLSVSLYYGPLLFMYVLPGSAQENDQNMMDSLFYTVIIPFLNPIIYSLRNKKVIDSLTKMLKRNV, encoded by the coding sequence ATGGAAACAAAAAACATAACAGGGCTGACAGAGTTCATTCTCACAGGACTTACACATCAACCAGAGTGGCAGGTCCCCCTGTTCCTTCTGTTCTTGATGATATACCTCATCACCATTGTGGGAAACCTTGGTCTAATCGCGCTCATCTGCAATGACCCTCACCTTCACATCCCCATGTACTTATTCCTTGGGAATCTGGCCTTTGTGGATACTTGGTTATCCTCCACAGTAACCCCCAAAATGCTGCTCAACTTCTTTGCCATGAGCAAAATGATCTCTCTTTCTGAATGTAAGATACAAttttcttcctttgcaatttGCGTAACCACAGAATGTTTTCTGCTGGCAACAATGGCATTTGATCACTATGTGGCCATATGCAAACCATTACTTTATCCAGTGATCATGACCAATAGACTATGTATCTGGCTATTAGTTTTGTCATTTTTAGGTGGCCTCTTCCATGCCATAATTCATAATGCTTTTTTACTCAGATTAACCTTCTGCAATTCCATCATAGTACATCACTTTTATTGTGACATTATACCATTGTTTAAGATTTCCTGTACTGACCCTACAATTAATTTTCTTATGGTGTTCATTTTTGCTGGATCAATACAGGcattcaccatttccattgttcttGTCTCTTATACACTTGTTCTCTttacaatcttaaaaaagaagtctCTACAAGGAATAAGGAAGGCCTTCTCCACTTGTGGAGCCCACCTCCTGTCTGTCTCTTTATACTATGGGCCTCTTCTCTTCATGTATGTGCTCCCTGGATCTGCACAAGAAAATGATCAGAATATGATGGACTCTCTGTTTTACACTGTCATAATTCCTTTCTTAAATCCAATAATTTACAGcctgagaaataagaaagtcatAGACTCACTGACAAAAATGTTAAAGAGAAATGTTTAG
- the LOC128047233 gene encoding olfactory receptor 5H2-like, protein MDTKNATLLSMFVLTGLPYQLEWQIPLFLLFLVIYLITTVGNLGLIYLIYNDPHLHIPMYLFLGSLAFADSWISSTVTPKMLVNFFARSKMISLSECMLQFLSFAFGGTTECFLLATMAYDRYVAICKPLLYPVIMTNKLCIQLLVSSFVAGLIHPMIHVGALFRLTFCKSNIIHHFYCDIMPLLRISCIDPSINVLMVFISSGSIQVLSIMTVLVSYTLVLLTILKNKSVQGIRKAFSTCGAHLLSVSLYYGPLLFMYVRPGSTQADDQDMMDSLFYTVIIPLLNPIIYSLRNKKVIDSLTKVLKRNV, encoded by the coding sequence ATGGATACTAAAAATGCAACACTGCTGTCAATGTTTGTTCTCACTGGACTTCCCTATCAACTGGAGTGGCAAATCCCCTTATTCTTGTTGTTCTTGGTGATATACCTCATCACCACTGTGGGAAACCTTGGACTAATTTATCTTATCTACAATGACCCTCACCTTCACATCCCCATGTACTTATTCCTTGGGAGTTTAGCCTTTGCGGATTCTTGGATATCATCCACAGTGACCCCCAAGATGCTAGTCAATTTTTTTGCCAGGAGTAAAATGATATCTCTCTCTGAATGCATgttacaatttctttcctttgcatTTGGTGGAACCACGGAATGCTTTTTACTTGCAACAATGGCATATGATCGCTATGTGGCCATATGCAAACCATTACTGTATCCAGTGATTATGACCAACAAACTATGCATCCAGCTGTTAGTCTCATCATTTGTAGCAGGGCTTATTCATCCCATGATTCATGTAGGTGCTTTATTCAGGTTAACCTTCTGTAAGTCTAACATAATACATCACTTTTACTGTGACATCATGCCATTGTTGAGGATTTCTTGTATTGACCCTTCAATTAATGTTCTAATGGTATTTATTTCCTCTGGGTCAATACAGGTGCTTAGCATTATGACTGTTCTTGTCTCTTATACACTTGTTCTACTTAcgattttgaaaaataagtctGTACAAGGCATAAGaaaggccttctccacctgtggaGCCCACCTCCTATCTGTCTCTTTATACTATGGGCCTCTTCTCTTCATGTATGTGCGCCCTGGATCCACACAGGCAGATGATCAAGATATGATGGATTCTCTATTTTACACTGTCATAATTCCCTTGTTAAATCCAATCATCTACAGcctgagaaataagaaagtcatAGATTCACTGACAAAAGTATTAAAGAGAAATGTTTAG